Within the bacterium genome, the region CCACTCCACTGCTTCGGGGTGCCCAGCGCCCGACTCGAAACCACGGCAACTTTGTGGGACAATGCACCAGCCGTTACCCGCCGGCTGCACTCGTCACGCCAGTATGCACGCATGGCCGAATCGCTTCGGAGACGAGACCTTCAGCGCCGGTGAGCCAGGCTCACCGTGCATCTGGTACTTGGCAACCGGTGCCTGCCTTCCTCTTTCCGGTTCGTCACAGCGCTTGCCAACCGCGCCGGCGCCGACCACTTGGCGCAATACCTTCTTCAACTCCGACAGATCGGAAGACTTGATGACGAAAGCCTCCGCGCCCCAGGTTTGGAAATTGTCGCGAAATTGTCCGTAGGCGGTGTTGATGATGAACGGCAAGTGCCGCTGCCGCGTCAAAACCTCACTCAGCAGGTGCAAGCCACAGCAATCGGGCAGCACCAAATCCGCAACGATCGCATCGATCGGTCGCCGCGCCAGCACTTTCAACGCCTCCTCGGCTGAGGCAGCCGCGACGATTTCGTGTCCTTCCACTTCGAGCTCTGTACGATAGAGCAAACGCATGTTGGCGGCCTCATCTACGACGAGTATGCATGCCATTGGCAAAACGCTCCGTTGGAATTTCCGTGGATTGGTGAGATGCTCTCCGACTGAGAGTTTGCTGCAAACGGGAAGGGCGGCAGCTTTTGCCAGCCGCCGCCCTTCGCGGCTCAGCGCCCACCAGCGGCCTCAGCGAAGCTCCTCCCGCCTCTGCCGGAGACTGTTCCTGTCTTTTGGTTCAGGCATCGGAGGATGAGGCCGGGCAGTGCTTACGACGCTGCTCTGATGAAGGCGCTGAGTACGAGCCACGTGTTGTCTTGAACAGGGTACAAGTTTGTGGACTCATTATCCGTTGTCACTCATTGTACGACGCTTGGTTGAGACAAACACCATGCCAAATTTGCCCCACCGTTCTACCAAATGAAGACAACTGTTTTCCAAAGCATTAGGCCAATGGAGTTTGATCTGGCATTTGACTTTGTCGGACGTTACCTGCAAGAAGCGTTGGCAGGATGACTGAATTGCTTACAGCAGCCCTCGTCTTCGAGTTAATCCATCTTCTGCAGGCTGCGCCGGCCCGTGCAGAATGCGCCTCAGTGGAAGCTTCTTCACCTCAATTGCCGGGGAGGAAAACTTTGTCATCGCAACGGCGGTGCCATGAGTAGAAGGCCACACCCGAAGTCTGCGAGGGAAAAACGCATTTCTCCTGGTGAGTTTTGGGCGAAAACACGAAGCAACTCACCAGGAGGAAAGTTGTGGTACATTGGAGGAATACGCCAGAACAGCTGGCAATTTTGGACCGGAATACACCCTCGCTGCCGTTCAAGCTCGAATCAACTTGCGGCGGCTCGATGAAACCGCAGAGGCGGGGACTTCGCGTTCATCGCTGTGATTTATCCCAGGAAATGAGGCACGACCCTGCGCCGATGGACTTTCCCCCCTGCAATTCTGAAGGGAATTTTCTGGGGACCGAATCGAAAATAGATGAAAAATGTGTTGACAAAAACGAAGTCAAATGTTACATTTTTCACACAAAAAGGTAACCAATCGAAAGTAATCGAAAATAATCCGAAACTCGATTGTGTCCGACGCGATCGAACGACACTCGACGATTCTGAAGTGCTTGCATGATGATGGGCGCGCTTCAGTGGTCGAATTGAGCCGTTTGCTGCAGGTTTCTGAGGTGACCATCCGCAACGACCTCAAGGAACTCAGCGAGCGGGGATTGGTGCAGCGTACCCACGGGGGCGCGGTCAAGAGTGGTTTGTATGTCTACGATGTTCCACTTTATAAGAAGACCAAGCAGCACCGGGGTGAGAAATTAAAAATCGCTGCCGCCGCGGCAGCGCTGGTCAACGACGGCGAGATCATCACGCTCGATTCCGGTTCGACCACCTGGGAGATGGCCAAGCTGCTGAAGAGCAAACGCCAACTCACCGTCATCACCAATTCCATTCCGGTCGCAAGCGAATTGGGCACGGCGCCGGACATTCAGGTGATCGTGTCCGGCGGCTCGGTGCGGCAGGAGTCGCTCTCCATGGTCGGGCCACATGCGGAGGCCTTGCTGCGCGGACACTTCGCGAGCAAGGTGTTCCTGGGCGTCGACGGCTTTGATGTGCAGGCCGGGTTGACCACTCCCAATCTCGATGAGGCGCAGGTGAATCGCTTGATGGTCGACATGTCGCGCGAAGTCATCGCGGTCACCGATTCCTCCAAGTTTGGCCGGCGCAGCATGTGCCTGATCGCCGCCACCAGGCGTATCCACAAAGTCATCACGGATGCCGGCATTCCCAAAGCGGATGCCGAGTACCTGCGTTCCAATGGTATCGAATTGATCATCGTGTGAAATCCGAAGTCCGGTCTTTTCATGCAGGGCAATGTGCGGATGGACATATGGACTCTCTGACCTTGCAGGAGATTTTGAGCCAGCCGGAAACGTGGAAAAAAGTTGTGCAGCGGGCAGCGCAGGAGAAATGGGAATTGCGGCCTGCCGGCAGTCCGCCGGGCCCGCTGTTGTTTGTCGGTTGTGGCACTTCCTACTATCTGGCACAAAGTGCCGCCGCCGGATATACGCGCATTTCAAAATGCTCCAGCCAGGCGCTTCCTTCCTCCGAGGCTTTTCTTCTCGCTTCCGCTGCCGCCGTTTCCTCCGCCAAGCTGCTGGCGGTGGCCATCTCGCGTTCGGGCACGACCACGGAAACCGTGTGGGCCGCCAGCCATTTGCGCCGAAACCTGCAGGTGCCGGTGGTCGCGGTCACCTCCGGCGCTGACAGCGCCCTGGCGCATGAGAGCGACTGGCGCATCATCATCCCCGAGGCGCAGGAAAAGAGCGTGGTGATGACGCGATCGTTCACCTCGCAACTGCTGGCGCTCTATCTCGCCGCCGCTGCTGCCGCCCGGGACCGCGCGCTGATCGACCAGCTTGCCGCGCTGCCGGAGCACGCGGCCCGGCTCCTGAACGACGCGGCTCCCATGGCGCGCGCCGTCGGCGCCGATGCCTCCCTCGATCATCTCGTCTTTCTCGGCCAGGGCATTTTCTATGGCGCCGCCAACGAAGCCATGCTCAAGACCAAGGAAATGTCGCTGAGTTTTTCCGAAGCCTACCACACCCTGGAATACCGTCACGGTCCCATGAGCATTGCGGGCGCCGGCACGCTGATCACGTTCCTGATCAGTGACGCCGGCCGCGAGCAGGAACTGCGCGTGCTCGCCGATATGAAGAAACTCGGCGCCCGGACCTTGGTGCTGTGCGACGTGGCCGATGAACAGATTCGCCGCCACGCCGACCATCTCCTCGCGCTGGGCGTGGGTTTGCCGGAGGAGGCGCGCCTGCTGTTGTCCATGCCGCTGCTGCAGCTTCTCGCCTATCATCGCGCCGTTGGCAAGAACTTGAATCCCGATGCGCCGCGCCATCTCTCTCAGGTCGTCACGCTCTGAAGGCCAATTATGAAAAAACTCGACGTCGTGGTCGTCGGTGAGCTGAACGTGGATTTGATTTTGGATCAAATCCAGGGCTTTCCCGAGCTGGGCAAGGAAAAGATCGCGAGCGCGATGACCCTGACGCTCGGCAGCTCCTCGGCGATTTTTGCCAGTAATCTGTCGGCGCTGGGCGCACGCGTCGGATTCATCGGCAAGCTCGGTGAAGATGTTTTCGGCGATCTGGTGCTCGCCCGTCTCCGGAATCGCAACGTCGAGGTCGGGCAAATCATCAGCCAGCCGGCGTGCGGCACCGGCGCCACCGTGGCGATGAACTATGCGCACCAGCGTGCCATGCTGACCTACAAGGGCGCGATGGATGAGCTGCGCTTGGCGGATGTGAACTGGGATTATGTGCAGACGGCGCGTCACCTGCATCTTTCCTCTTATTTTCTCCAAGGCGGCTTGCGGCGCGAGTGCGCGCAACTGTTTCAGCGTGCCAGGGCCTTGGGCTTGTCCACTTCTCTCGACACCAACTGGGATCCCGAGGAACGGTGGGATCCGGAACTGTACGAAGTCTTTCCCCATGTCGATGTCTTTCTGCCGAACGAAGATGAAGCGCTGCTGATTGCCAAATGCCAAACCGTGGCGGCCGCCCTGGACAAGCTCGCCCAACACGTGAACACCGTCGTCATCAAACTGGGCAAGCACGGCGCGCTCGCCAAACGTGACGGCAAGCTCTACACCAGCGAGGGCTTCAATGTGACCGCGGTCGATGCCGTGGGCGCCGGCGACAGCTTCGACGCCGGATTCATTTTCCAGTGGCTGCAGGGCGGCGACGTCAGCCAATGTTTGCGCTTTGGCAATATGTGCGGCGCGCTGTCCGTCACCCAGGCGGGCGGAACCGCCGCCTTTCAGAATCGTGAACAAATCGCGCAGGATTTCGAGAACTATTTTGGATATACAGCAGAGCTGTTGAGGCCGTGATTATCGTCATGTGATCTTCATCCTGGGAGGTGCAATCCAGGGATGGCTGCCATGGAAAATCCGCTGAGGCAGGTGGTCGCGGAGCAAAAGCAGGGACGGGCGGTGGGCGTATGCTCCATATGCTCGGCCAATCGTTTTGTTCTGGAAGCCGCCATGGCGCTGGGTAAAACCGACCCGGCGGAATTGCTCATCGAGGCAACCTCGAACCAGGTGAATCAGTTCGGCGGCTATACCGGCATGACACCGCAGAACTTTGCCGACTTTGTCGAGGCCACCGCCCACCGGATGGAATTCCCCTATGCGCGGGTGATGCTCGGCGGCGACCATCTCGGGCCGAATCCCTGGCAGCACGAACGCGCCGCGGTCGCGATGGCCAAGGCGTGTGAGCTGGCGCGCGACTGCATTCGCGCCGGCTTCAGAAAGATTCATCTCGACACCAGCATGCCGTGCGCCGATGATCCGCCGGAGGCGCAGGGCGGCCTGCCGATGACCCTGGCCGTCGCGCGAGCCGCGCAGCTCGCCAAAGTCTGTGAAGCCACTTTTGCCGAACTCCCGCCGAATGCCATTGCCCCAGTCTATGTGATCGGCACCGAAGTGCCGCCGCCCGGCGGCGCCCAAGAGAAGTTTGCCCACGCCACGCCCACCGAAGTTCAACACGCCCGACAATCCATCGAAGCGACGCGCCAGGCTTTTTTCACCACTGGTCTGGCAGCAGCATGGCAGCGCGTCATTGCCGTGGTGGTGCAGCCGGGCGTCGAATTCGGCGAGCTTGCGCTCATGCCCTATCAGCGCTCTCCGGAAACCGCGGCGCTGAAGGAACTCATCGAGCACTACCCCACATTGGTATTCGAGGCGCACTCCACGGACTATCAAAGCCGGCCCGCCCTGCGCCATTTGGTGGAGGATCATTTTGCGATTCTGAAAGTGGGACCCTGGCTGACGCTGGCGTTTCGCGAGGCGATCTTTGCGCTGGAACACATCGAGCAGGAATGGCTGGCGGGACGCAAATCCGTGCAGCTTTCGCAGGTGCGCGCGGCGCTGGAGCGGGCGATGCTGGCCAAGCCGCAATACTGGCAGAGGCACTATCATGGCGACGAGAACGAGATTGCCTTTGCGCGGCGCTTCAGCTACAGCGATCGCATCAGATATTATTGGAACGAGCCGGAGGTGGCTGCGGCGCTGCACGTGTTGCTTGCGAACCTGAGTGAGTATCCTGCGCCGGCGACGTTGTTGAGCCAGTATCTCCCGGTGCAGGCCCAGGCGGTGCGTGAGGGCGGCCTCGGCAACACGCCGGCGGATTTGATTTATCACAAAATCCAGGAAGTCTTGGAAGTCTACGCGGAAGCCACCCGGCCGGGAAACCGCTCGCGCAACGGCGCGCACGGGCTGAATGGGAAGACATGATTGCCATGAATCACAGCAAAGCGGCAAAGGTGCGGATTCAGAACAAGCAGGCTAAGGAGAACAATCTGTGAAATCACGACTCTGGCTGATTTTTGCGCTGGTCACCACCACCTTCTGGGGATTGTGGGGCGCGTTGATCGAGCTTCCTGAGAAATCCGGTTTCCCGGCGACTCTGGGTTATTCGGTTTGGGCCTTGACCATGATCGTGCCGGCCCTGGTGGCGTTGCGCGTCATCAATTGGAAGTTGGATTATGACCGCCGTTCGATTCTGCTCGGCACACTGATCGGCTTGACCGGCGCCGGCGGCCAGTTGATTTTGTTTCAAGCGCTGCGCATGGGACCGGCGTACCTGGTGTTTCCGATCATTTCCCTGTCGCCGGTCGTGACGATTCTCCTCGCCTATGGCTTTTTGAAAGAGCGCGCCAACAAGATGGGATGGGCCGGCATCGCCCTGGCAATGATCGCCATGCCGCTGTTGTCCTATCAACCCCCGGGGAATTCCGGCGCCAGCGGCGTGCTGTGGGTGGTGCTGGCATTGCTGGTCTTTCTGGCCTGGGGCATTCAGGCGTACTTCATGAAACTCGCCAATGCAACGATGAAGGCGGAGAGCATTTTTTTCTACATGACGGTCACCGGCATCATTCTCATTCCATTTGCCTTGTGGATGACGGACTTCGCGCAGCCGATCAATTGGGGATTCCGCGGCCCGTATCTCGCCGCGATGATTCAGATTCTGAATTCCATCGGCGCGCTGTGCATCGTTTATGCCTTCCGCTATGGCAGGGCCATCATCGTCAGTCCTTTGACGAACGCGGTGGCGCCGGTGATCACGGTCGTTATTTCGCTGATCATCCATCGTGCCGTACCCAGCCGTTTTGTTTTGACCGGCATGGTGCTGGCGCTCCTCGCGACGCTTCTCATGTCCCTCGAGGAGGAGGCCAAGCCGGCCGGTGCAGCGACAGTTCACCCTGTAGCGTGATTCCTTTGCCATGCCGTTTGCGCAGAATGCCGCCCACCGGAGAACCAACCTGAGCCTGGGTTTGGTTTTCCTGTGGTCCACGCTGAGCTTCAGCCAGAATGCCGGTCCGCTCGCCGGCATCACCTCCGCGTCCGATTATTTGGTCTACTACGGCGGATGGAACGCGACCAAGATCCTGCAGGCGCAATATTTCGACCTGGTGATCCTTGACATTCGCTCGGGCATCACAGCGGCGCAGGTCGCCGACCTGCGCAACGGCCTCGATGATCGCAGCGGCACCGGCGACGATGTGATCGTTGTCGGCTATCTTTCCCTCGGCGAAGATGATGATGGCAAACACGTTGGCAACGGCAGCGGCCCGGTTTATTGGAATGCACAATCAGAGGTGCTCGTTTATCAGCAGCGCGGCGTCGCTTCGTGGTATGTCGATGATGCGGATCAGAATGGCAGCCCCGATCAGAATGGCGTGTGGGGAAGTTTCTATGTGAATGCCGGTGATTCGCTCTGGCAGAGATTCGTTCGCACCAAAGCTCATGGCGCCGATGACATCATCAACCGGTGGAAGTGTGACGGCCTGTTTCTCGATACCATCGACACGGCCTCGCCATGGGGGAAATATCATTGGACCGTGGCCGGGATGTCGCAGTGCCTCGCGAATCTGCGGCAATGGTATCCGCCGGCGGTGATCATCGGCAACCGCGGGCTGTTCTATTTCGATCCGGCGCAGGCGGCCTCTTACGCGCACACTATTCGGCCTTATGTGAATGCCATCATGTTCGAGTCTTACTATACAGAGTGGGATTGGAACACCAGTGCCGGCGGCGTGAGTCCGTATTTCGCCGACAACAAAAACTACTGGGCGCCACGCGTGAATGCGGCCGCGCACCAGCAAGACGGCTTCACGGTGCTCTGTCTCGATTATCTCAATCCGGCGCAAGCCGATTATCAACTCATGCTGGAGAATCAGAGGCATGAAGCCATCGACGTCCAGGGCTGGACGGATGCGGTATCGAGCATCATGCTGGAGGAGATGCGCTACGACATCTATCACCAGCATGTGCCGGATGTCAATCCGCCGACCTGGAGCAAGACGGTGGGTGTGCGGCAGGCGCGGGTGGAATCCGGTCACGTCGTGGTGCGGTGGAATCGTGCTGATGATCGTCATCAGCCGGTACAATACAATCTTTACCACGGCACCGCGTCGCCGCTTGATTTTGCCACGGCCACCCGGCTCGCGCATATCACGCCCGCAGCCGCCGTGAGCCATGATCTGCAATTCGCCGTTCCCGGACTGGTTGAGGCGGCAGAGTACTATTTCGCGATTCGCGCCGAAGATGCGCTGGGCAACGAGGAGGGCAACCGGGTCGAGCTTGGTGTCTGGTTTGGCGGGACGGCCGTGGCGGAGGTGGCCTTGACACCGCCGAGCTTTCATATGCATCAGAATTTCCCGAATCCCTTCCACCTGGGTACGCGCATCGAGCTGGAGGTGCCGGCGTGGCTCACGGAGGAAATCGTCTTGGAGATTTTTGATATGACCGGCCGGCTGGTGCAGGAATTACGACAGCCGGCTTCCGCGGCGAAGCGAGTGTCGTTTCACTGGAACGGCGAGACGCGTTTCGGCGGGCGCGCGCGCAGCGGAGTTTACTCCTGCCGCGCCCGCGCCGGCGCCTGGCAGGCCATGCACAAGATGATTTTGCGGCAGTGAAAATGGATGTCTAGAAAATGAAGAAACGACTACCCGATCTGGCGGCGTGCCTGCTCCTGCTGGTTGCGGCCAGGTCATCGCCGGCGCAAGAGCTGTCACCGCCGGGCGTTGCGTTCGCGATGCCCAGCCACAGCTCCGGCGCGCTCGCCTTCTTTGCGGACATTTGCCAATTCGAAGGCCGCGCCGGCACAACCGCCCTGGAAATCTCCTACGCCGTTGACCTGTCCCAATTCTCCTCGCACTCATCTCCAAGTCAACCCCTGGTACTCGATCTTGACCTCCTCCTGCGCTCAGCGCAGGGCGAGGTCCTCGTGGCGGCGCACGAGAAAAAGTCCATCGCTCTTGCGCGCGAGCAAGAGGGCGGGGTTTTCTCATTCCTCGATCTCAAGCGGTATGAGGTGGCGCCGGGCCCGGTCACGCTGCAGATGGCGCTGCGCGATTCGGCTTCCGGCCGGGAAGGAAGCTTGCGTCGGGAATTCGTGGTGCGCGATTTGAGCCGGGGATTCTCTCTCAGTGATCTCATGCTGTCGGCGCAACTTCAAAAAGCGCGGGGCAAAAGTGTTTTTGAAAAAGGCGGGCTGGTCGTGGTGCCGCTGCCGTCACGATCATTCTCGCTCGCCGATTCGTTGTCGCAGCTTTTTGTGTATTTCGAAATCAATCATCTGCAATATGCGCCGGCTGAGACTTCCTTCTATGGCATCCACTACGCAGTTCACGATGCGCACGGAAAGCGCGTGTTCACGAACACGCGGGCGCAGCTCCCCAAAGCCGGTGCCAACAGCTCGAGAATCGAAAAGATTCCGGTCGCCGGCCTGCCCCCGGGCCACTATCGCCTGTCCCTGCAGGTGATTGACCTGACAACCCAGCAAGCCTGCAGCGCGTCGGTGGATTTTGCCTGCACGTCCGGGCCTGAGACGGTGGCGAGGGTTCTCACCATGACCCCGGAGGACATGCAGAAATACTTCGATCAAATCAAATACGTGGCCAGCGAACGGGAGCGGGAAATCTACTGGCAGCTTTCCAACGACGGCAAGCAGAGTTTTCTGCTCGAATTTTGGAAAGCGAAGGATCCGACGCCCGGGACGCCGGAAAATGAATTCATGCTGGAACATTTCCGGCGCCTGGCCTATTGCCGGGAAAAGTTTTCCGGCGGCCTGAACTCTGACATGGCGAGGATCTATATCAAATACGGATCACCCATGGAGGTAAGCCGCGAAGCTTTCGATGCAAAGATCAACCGCCCGGTGGAGATTTGGACGTATGCGCTGGACGGCAGGAGGGAGTTTGTGTTTGTGGACCGCACCGGCGACGGCCATTATGTGCTGGTGCATTCCAATCACCCGGCGGAGTACAGCAATCCCAATTGGATGGAAGACTATGCCAACTGAACGCAAGAAACCAAAGCAACCTCTTACCAACTCAGGAGGCGGAAGATGAAACTCCACAGGTATGGGACCGCGATAGCGATTCTGTTGTCGCACGTCCTGCTGGTGGCGATGGCCGGTGACAGTTGGGCGGCCAACACCGGCAAAATCGCCGGACGCGTCATCGATCGTGAAACCTCGGAGCCTCTGGTCGGTGTCAATGTCGTGGTTGACGGCACCACCGCGGGAGCGGCCACTGATATGGGCGGCAATTACACCGTGCTCAATCTGCCGCCGGGCGTTTACAGTGTGCGCGCCTCCATCATCGGCTATGGGCAGGTCGTGCAGGAGAATGTGAAAGTCAGCATCAACCAGACCACCCCGTTGAATTTCGCCCTGTCACAGCAGTTACTCGAGGGCGAAACCGTGGTGGTGCAGGCCTCGCGGCCGGTGGTGCAAATGGACGTGTCCGCGAGTCAGCGTATCGTCACCGCCGAGGCGATTCAGAGCCGGCCGCTGGACAATTTTGAGGAAATTCTCAGCACCGAGATCGGCATCAGCCTGGCGGCCTCGACCGAAGGCTCGGGCCTGATCGTGCGCGGCGGCCAGCTCAATGAAACCGACATCGTGATCGACGGGCTTTCCACCCGCAACGAACGGACGCAGCAACCGATGACCAACCTCAGCCTCACCGCGATCCAGGAGGTTGAGATTCTGACCGGCGGCTTCAACGCCGAGTTCGGCGACATCCGCTCCGGCCTGGTCAATGTCATCACCAAAGAAGGAAATCTCGACCGCTATACCATCAGTTTTGACGGCAAGTTACGGCCGCCGGATCGCAAGCATTTTGGCCCCAGCCCATTCGGCATCGACGGGCCTTTCTGGCAGGTCTATGCCGGCGCCGAGGCCTTCACCGGCGTCACCCAAGACATGGTGAACAGCAAGGCGTACCCGTTCACGTTCATCGGCTGGAATGAAGTGGCGCGGCAGTTTCTGGCGGACACGGATCCGAGAAACGACTATACCCCGCAGGAGCTGCTCGAGATTTGGAAGTGGCAGCATCGCACCCGGGAATACGCCAACAAACCGGATTACATCGGTGATCTGTCGATCGGCGGCAAGGTACCCTTCTCCAACGTCGCCTTCCTGTTGTCGCAGCGTTATGAGAATCTGCAATTGGTCTATCCCTTCAGCCGCAACAATTCGATTGCCAGCACGACGTTGCTGAAGCTGACCAAGCGCCTGTCACCGTCGTTGAAGCTCAGCTTGAACAACACGTACATTCTCGTGCGGGGCGTCGACGGTTCGATCTATGATGACACCGTCGGCATGATCACCGGCACGCGGGAAGGCACGCAGTATGCGCGTGATGCGCACTTCTGGCGCTACATCTGGCACGATGCCAACTTCAATCCGATCGAAACCCGCCAATACCGCGGCGGCCTGGCGCTGAATCATTTGCTCAGCGGCAAGACCTTCTATGATTTGCGCCTGGAATTTACCGACTTCCGCACGCGGCAGGAACCCATCGCCCTGCGGGACACCGCGGGCGTCAAGCGCATCGGTGACACCTGGTATGATGAAGGCCCGTTCGGTTACGTGGGCAGTGCGCTGGGCGGCGGCATCACCGAGAAGTACGACATCCTCGGCGAGTTTCTCATGTCCGGCGGCGGGCGCGGCCAGGATCATTCCAAATACCGCGGCGTCAGCCTGAGCATGGATCTGGTCTCGCAGGTCAACCGGCACAACGAAGTGAAGCTGGGCGTCAAGTTCGAATACACCGA harbors:
- a CDS encoding response regulator translates to MACILVVDEAANMRLLYRTELEVEGHEIVAAASAEEALKVLARRPIDAIVADLVLPDCCGLHLLSEVLTRQRHLPFIINTAYGQFRDNFQTWGAEAFVIKSSDLSELKKVLRQVVGAGAVGKRCDEPERGRQAPVAKYQMHGEPGSPALKVSSPKRFGHACILA
- a CDS encoding DeoR/GlpR family DNA-binding transcription regulator; the protein is MVELSRLLQVSEVTIRNDLKELSERGLVQRTHGGAVKSGLYVYDVPLYKKTKQHRGEKLKIAAAAAALVNDGEIITLDSGSTTWEMAKLLKSKRQLTVITNSIPVASELGTAPDIQVIVSGGSVRQESLSMVGPHAEALLRGHFASKVFLGVDGFDVQAGLTTPNLDEAQVNRLMVDMSREVIAVTDSSKFGRRSMCLIAATRRIHKVITDAGIPKADAEYLRSNGIELIIV
- a CDS encoding SIS domain-containing protein is translated as MDSLTLQEILSQPETWKKVVQRAAQEKWELRPAGSPPGPLLFVGCGTSYYLAQSAAAGYTRISKCSSQALPSSEAFLLASAAAVSSAKLLAVAISRSGTTTETVWAASHLRRNLQVPVVAVTSGADSALAHESDWRIIIPEAQEKSVVMTRSFTSQLLALYLAAAAAARDRALIDQLAALPEHAARLLNDAAPMARAVGADASLDHLVFLGQGIFYGAANEAMLKTKEMSLSFSEAYHTLEYRHGPMSIAGAGTLITFLISDAGREQELRVLADMKKLGARTLVLCDVADEQIRRHADHLLALGVGLPEEARLLLSMPLLQLLAYHRAVGKNLNPDAPRHLSQVVTL
- a CDS encoding carbohydrate kinase family protein; amino-acid sequence: MKKLDVVVVGELNVDLILDQIQGFPELGKEKIASAMTLTLGSSSAIFASNLSALGARVGFIGKLGEDVFGDLVLARLRNRNVEVGQIISQPACGTGATVAMNYAHQRAMLTYKGAMDELRLADVNWDYVQTARHLHLSSYFLQGGLRRECAQLFQRARALGLSTSLDTNWDPEERWDPELYEVFPHVDVFLPNEDEALLIAKCQTVAAALDKLAQHVNTVVIKLGKHGALAKRDGKLYTSEGFNVTAVDAVGAGDSFDAGFIFQWLQGGDVSQCLRFGNMCGALSVTQAGGTAAFQNREQIAQDFENYFGYTAELLRP
- a CDS encoding class II D-tagatose-bisphosphate aldolase, non-catalytic subunit, whose translation is MENPLRQVVAEQKQGRAVGVCSICSANRFVLEAAMALGKTDPAELLIEATSNQVNQFGGYTGMTPQNFADFVEATAHRMEFPYARVMLGGDHLGPNPWQHERAAVAMAKACELARDCIRAGFRKIHLDTSMPCADDPPEAQGGLPMTLAVARAAQLAKVCEATFAELPPNAIAPVYVIGTEVPPPGGAQEKFAHATPTEVQHARQSIEATRQAFFTTGLAAAWQRVIAVVVQPGVEFGELALMPYQRSPETAALKELIEHYPTLVFEAHSTDYQSRPALRHLVEDHFAILKVGPWLTLAFREAIFALEHIEQEWLAGRKSVQLSQVRAALERAMLAKPQYWQRHYHGDENEIAFARRFSYSDRIRYYWNEPEVAAALHVLLANLSEYPAPATLLSQYLPVQAQAVREGGLGNTPADLIYHKIQEVLEVYAEATRPGNRSRNGAHGLNGKT
- a CDS encoding DMT family transporter translates to MKSRLWLIFALVTTTFWGLWGALIELPEKSGFPATLGYSVWALTMIVPALVALRVINWKLDYDRRSILLGTLIGLTGAGGQLILFQALRMGPAYLVFPIISLSPVVTILLAYGFLKERANKMGWAGIALAMIAMPLLSYQPPGNSGASGVLWVVLALLVFLAWGIQAYFMKLANATMKAESIFFYMTVTGIILIPFALWMTDFAQPINWGFRGPYLAAMIQILNSIGALCIVYAFRYGRAIIVSPLTNAVAPVITVVISLIIHRAVPSRFVLTGMVLALLATLLMSLEEEAKPAGAATVHPVA
- a CDS encoding GWxTD domain-containing protein, with protein sequence MKKRLPDLAACLLLLVAARSSPAQELSPPGVAFAMPSHSSGALAFFADICQFEGRAGTTALEISYAVDLSQFSSHSSPSQPLVLDLDLLLRSAQGEVLVAAHEKKSIALAREQEGGVFSFLDLKRYEVAPGPVTLQMALRDSASGREGSLRREFVVRDLSRGFSLSDLMLSAQLQKARGKSVFEKGGLVVVPLPSRSFSLADSLSQLFVYFEINHLQYAPAETSFYGIHYAVHDAHGKRVFTNTRAQLPKAGANSSRIEKIPVAGLPPGHYRLSLQVIDLTTQQACSASVDFACTSGPETVARVLTMTPEDMQKYFDQIKYVASEREREIYWQLSNDGKQSFLLEFWKAKDPTPGTPENEFMLEHFRRLAYCREKFSGGLNSDMARIYIKYGSPMEVSREAFDAKINRPVEIWTYALDGRREFVFVDRTGDGHYVLVHSNHPAEYSNPNWMEDYAN
- a CDS encoding TonB-dependent receptor, whose protein sequence is MKLHRYGTAIAILLSHVLLVAMAGDSWAANTGKIAGRVIDRETSEPLVGVNVVVDGTTAGAATDMGGNYTVLNLPPGVYSVRASIIGYGQVVQENVKVSINQTTPLNFALSQQLLEGETVVVQASRPVVQMDVSASQRIVTAEAIQSRPLDNFEEILSTEIGISLAASTEGSGLIVRGGQLNETDIVIDGLSTRNERTQQPMTNLSLTAIQEVEILTGGFNAEFGDIRSGLVNVITKEGNLDRYTISFDGKLRPPDRKHFGPSPFGIDGPFWQVYAGAEAFTGVTQDMVNSKAYPFTFIGWNEVARQFLADTDPRNDYTPQELLEIWKWQHRTREYANKPDYIGDLSIGGKVPFSNVAFLLSQRYENLQLVYPFSRNNSIASTTLLKLTKRLSPSLKLSLNNTYILVRGVDGSIYDDTVGMITGTREGTQYARDAHFWRYIWHDANFNPIETRQYRGGLALNHLLSGKTFYDLRLEFTDFRTRQEPIALRDTAGVKRIGDTWYDEGPFGYVGSALGGGITEKYDILGEFLMSGGGRGQDHSKYRGVSLSMDLVSQVNRHNEVKLGVKFEYTDFQERREINNGATTTPVSEAPWLWWYYNESPIKLAGYVQDKLEFEGMVANVGLRLDYYNTRTQAFNLDPAFIFANNPYTLDSYRANNGSFANLTTSEGSYKLYFSPRIGVSHPINTASKIFFNYGHFLQPPVVDQLFLVRPNATGRGADLPNVAAEWPRTIAYEAGLEQGIGTDFLIHLTGYYKDVSDQLSPQNIVSLDGENDITTYANNSYADIRGLELKLEKRFGDWWYGWTSLEYLTSSEGRTGYRYLYEDRQLANRQRETAAQIKQKGVPSVTANLSFRTPADFGPKVLGHKLLGDWRLNVLQNWSDGGESLLNPDAPLKEQIWVKVVDYANTDLMFEKRFALGANRFGLYMQVNNLFDNKGFPNPFNWNKYLDSLHFPHETGSQKGNDKLGEWDKPYIDLGWNTWSQFVNPREFYFGLRIEM